Proteins found in one Sorghum bicolor cultivar BTx623 chromosome 1, Sorghum_bicolor_NCBIv3, whole genome shotgun sequence genomic segment:
- the LOC8155744 gene encoding uncharacterized protein LOC8155744, with translation MSRSLVLARPPLLYPDDLDPPPASILVDPRGYIDDRTNATTAEGVTGSGKRIRVTFWMVSPPRCSCFTVYSPDLEESAFGGIPMLLSTEDDLALLRLPICRLGRDGVAWNNDHFVYHAGDENKPPSLDLIPRAPGRVFFDENVGLLRCRDGGDMYFIAILCWAYCQGKYKLHLYSSKTDTWSCKIMYLASSEQKLLYTYPSKVITIGGELGSIGWVDLWRGILVCDVLKDSSELRYIPLPPPLVPRKLKGPPLYVRDIIAVEGYIKYFEMCSHIVGPEAWKAVTWERKDSWDEWKKDSVIEVPKYPAHTNPDQQEAETKNLPILNGFYSGYPVLSHHDIGVVYILDRHGLEDTNVTVLAVDMSKQTLKGVADCYSPRPLLYSSVYFGSGISKHLLSPRGNAATEPSKHKTLQFGNQGGPTKNVQSE, from the exons ATGAGCCGATCCTTAGTCCTTGCCCGTCCGCCTCTGTTGTACCCCGACGATCTGGATCCGCCTCCGGCTTCCATCCTCGTCGACCCGCGAGGCTACATCGACGACCGCAccaacgccaccaccgccgAAGGCGTCACAGGCAGCGGCAAGCGCATCAGGGTAACCTTCTGGATGGTTAGCCCGCCGCGCTGCTCCTGCTTCACAGTCTACAGCCCGGATCTAGAGGAGTCCGCGTTCGGCGGCATCCCCATGCTCCTCAGCACGGAGGACGACCTCGCCTTGCTTCGCCTCCCGATCTGCCGTCTGGGTCGGGACGGTGTCGCTTGGAACAACGACCACTTTGTCTATCACGCCGGCGACGAGAATAAGCCTCCTTCGCTGGATTTGATCCCCAGGGCTCCCGGCAGAGTCTTCTTTGACGAAAACGTTGGCCTCCTGCGCTGCCGTGATGGTGGCGACATGTATTTCATAGCTATACTCTGCTGGGCATACTGCCAGGGAAAGTACAAACTGCACCTCTACAGCTCCAAGACAGATACATGGAGCTGCAAGATTATGTATCTTGCTTCATCAGAGCAGAAGTTGCTCTACACCTACCCAAGCAAGGTGATCACTATTGGAGGGGAGCTTGGGTCCATAGGCTGGGTTGACCTCTGGCGAGGCATCCTCGTATGCGACGTCCTCAAGGACAGCTCCGAGCTTCGCTACATCCCACTGCCACCTCCATTGGTGCCCAGGAAACTCAAGGGTCCTCCATTGTATGTTCGGGACATCATTGCTGTTGAAGGCTACATCAAGTACTTCGAGATGTGTTCACATATTGTCGGACCTGAAGCCTGGAAGGCAGTCACATGGGAAAGGAAGGATTCTTGGGATGAGTGGAAGAAGGACAGCGTGATCGAAGTTCCCAAGTACCCAGCACATACCAACCCTGATCAGCAGGAGGCTGAAACCAAAAACCTGCCAATCTTGAACGGATTCTATTCAGGTTATCCAGTCCTGAGCCACCACGATATTGGTGTTGTTTACATATTGGACAGACACGGCCTTGAGGACACAAACGTAACTGTGCTTGCTGTTGATATGAGCAAACAGACTCTAAAGGGTGTGGCTGATTGTTACTCTCCGAGGCCGCTGCTTTACAGTTCCGTCTACTTTGGAAGTGGGATCTCCAAACATCTGCTTTCCCCCAG AGGGAACGCTGCTACTGAACCAAGTAAGCACAAAACTCTGCAATTTGGCAATCAAGGAGGTCCAACGAAGAATGTGCAATCTGAATGA
- the LOC110434056 gene encoding uncharacterized protein LOC110434056 produces MVGCEGAAAGHEGGEAGASPRRGEEDGDELGDASAESWSTRSMGATPSFSAARATASKPHPTGTPPVRAIGPSSASAPAAITAHNAVHKDELQLPNFVDKEEYRQTMTDIQKKMDVLKNFMKQANKEGQANKEGQDLTGKIGEGGTGGADVVQPKVNCPHYTDKDASRLKTNWTDIWSFKGATLCESCQKDARTERKQTAKKKKSRATVTKGQANDQAIWVCLHCGRMFCGGRDKVPQGHIRPHYRDNGHLWAASPEDPTSIYCFKCKKEVSISFLDFKLMETKPEGGKMAMKKVIKKLEDVLSPPSDLMVSSPPVDQTMPHAPSCSEGGSHQVLGPLDTDLKVTPSPDIKTSADTNTEQLKVSPPGVTSKSAAAEEGLVITKARNIVKGLKNYGNTCYFNAVIQSLLALSSMRAIILRSDVQAGHLAMQLRELFLMTEASSRTAAELNIGRLLHAFLDINSQFADKKMQCSHDCFVSFRWSLHWEEVEEWKRAKDASIEDHITIPNFIFIGTQCSTVTGKVCKHSSPSGATPFGELLLSAPSKSLGDRDVVDGPISLDDCLKAYFGQVHIPKWECTECNSGRKETEPIVRVDADKRSCIMRAPIVLTISLGRTVDVDKKLYGHVSFPLVLDMSEFLHPRSVDTRNAMYNLVAVIEHSGTPGLDGHYISYTKSGSTWFRASDDIVEPVHETEVLACEAFLLFYERVGDIVPPPALLVKEDQWTFVGKKKMKKAMTPQLPVPSQRHKSVARAKTSSKFEKPDKKLQTTVPPAFYKYSPHDGDSTTYLDVAAKLPDEEVIELFQKFLNTNYQCLKGILSGDSSFLLNVSYCDILKYSRHLAMTLCKDYSRLTKKLEAAAIDFFKESKGSDPKVILKILQRPLRHETWIGYRMRTCIFAKPMEVYGHNRSTLQNSPPQSKSVIYKPTTEALLMLKGILCDMISKHKKGFSWGGNFDTDDVDVFNGRIFLIRKSPNKFTDLAELIKAMEEDFRQYTKLFLSELIAFVSNGDRDIPYLGSFNDILSKMEEFAKYWLDEKTAERFRELLINHPFLKPSIIRSYLLSGIYTACRAHDLSDSDATFKSTLKLAGGTVSWIRQIKTLANTVCTAVLCFDPRTDHGKKENDKDKRSGQVVEDDKADEIFSENLESFVEYMRHTFHHGPDHSKEKRKQIVDSDGNFYDPENKPRKQYMQSLEESETGAAVAVAEVVWDLLLLLVVKANCISGMLVDVWKAYKDYPNSSDIIGESEMDEWLSSMLLGDDGQEGVNE; encoded by the exons ATGGTGGGGTGCGAGGGTGCGGCCGCGGGGCACGAAGGCGGGGAGGCCGGGGCGTCGCCGAGGAGGGGCGAGGAGGACGGCGACGAGCTCGGGGATGCGAGTGCGGAGTCGTGGAGCACGAGGTCGATGGGGGCCACGCCGAGCTTCTCCGCGGCGCGCGCGACGGCAAGTAAACCCCATCCTACAGGCACCCCTCCGGTCCGCGCGATCGGCCCGTCGTCGGCGTCCGCACCGGCCGCGATTACAGCGCACAACGCGGTCCACAAG GACGAACTGCAGCTGCCGAACTTTGTGGATAAGGAGGAGTACAGGCAGACTATGACAGAcatccaaaaaaaaatggatGTATTGAAAAACTTTATGAAGCAGGCCAACAAGGAGGGGCAGGCCAACAAGGAGGGGCAGGACCTCACCGGCAAG ATTGGGGAAGGAGGCACAGGAGGCGCTGATGTGGTGCAGCCAAAGGTTAACTGCCCACACTACACTGACAAGGATGCTTCCCGCTTGAAGACCAATTGGACGGATATATGGTCTTTCAAAGGTGCTACCTTGTGTGAGTCTTGCCAAAAAGATGCCCGCACGGAAAGGAAGCAGACCGCGAAGAAGAAAAAGAGTCGCGCAACAGTCACTAAGGGACAAGCCAATGACCAGGCAATTTGGGTATGCTTGCATTGTGGAAGGATGTTCTGCGGTGGTAGAGATAAGGTGCCACAAGGCCATATCAGACCACACTATCGGGATAATGGTCATTTGTGGGCTGCAAGTCCTGAAGACCCAACTTCAATCTACTGCTTCAAGTGTAAGAAGGAAGTCTCAATCAGTTTTCTAGATTTTAAGCTGATGGAGACAAAACCAGAGGGGGGTAAGATGGCaatgaagaaggtgataaaaAAGTTGGAGGATGTGCTGTCTCCTCCATCAGATCTGATGGTGTCATCACCTCCAGTAGATCAGACGATGCCGCATGCTCCATCATGTTCTGAAGGGGGATCTCACCAGGTGTTGGGTCCACTGGATACTGACCTGAAGGTGACACCatctccagatatcaaaacatcTGCTGACACTAATACGGAACAGCTAAAAGTCTCACCACCTGGAGTGACTAGTAAATCTGCTGCTGCTGAGGAGGGCCTGGTGATCACAAAGGCACGTAATATCGTTAAAGGGCTGAAAAATTATGGTAATACATGCTATTTCAATGCAGTCATTCAGAGTTTACTTGCACTTAGTAGCATGCGTGCAATAATACTAAGGTCGGATGTTCAAGCTGGCCATCTTGCCATGCAGTTAAGGGAACTGTTTCTGATGACAGAAGCTTCAAGTAGAACAGCAGCTGAACTTAACATTGGGAGGCTCCTACATGCATTTTTAGACATCAACAGTCAATTTGCAGACAAAAAAATGCAGTGTAGTCATGATTGTTTCGTTTCTTTTCGTTGGTCTTTGCATTGGGAGGAGGTTGAGGAATGGAAGCGAGCGAAGGATGCTTCAATTGAAGATCATATAACAATACCAaactttatttttataggaaccCAATGTTCAACTGTAACTGGTAAAGTGTGCAAGCACTCTTCTCCCAGTGGAGCGACCCCATTTGGTGAACTGTTGCTATCAGCTCCATCAAAATCTCTTGGAGATAGAGATGTGGTGGATGGTCCAATATCACTTGATGACTGCTTGAAAGCGTACTTTGGGCAAGTTCATATACCAAAATGGGAATGTACTGAGTGTAATTCTGGAAGAAAAGAGACAGAACCTATTGTCAGAGTAGATGCTGATAAAAGGTCTTGTATAATGAGGGCTCCAATAGTTTTGACTATTAGTTTGGGCAGAACAGTAGATGTTGATAAGAAGTTGTATGGTCATGTTAGCTTTCCGCTTGTTCTTGACATGAGTGAATTCTTGCACCCAAG ATCCGTGGACACCAGGAATGCCATGTACAATTTGGTTGCTGTTATTGAACACTCTGGAACCCCAGGTCTTGATGGTCATTACATTTCATATACTAAATCAGGCAGCACTTGGTTCCGTGCAAGTGATGACATAGTAGAACCAGTTCATGAAACAGAAGTTCTGGCCTGTGAGGCATTCTTACTCTTTTATGAAAGAGTGGGAGACATAGTACCTCCTCCTGCACTCTTAGTCAAAGAGGACCAATGGACTTTTGTTGGCAAGAAGAAAATGAAGAAGGCCATGACTCCGCAGTTACCTGTACCATCCCAACGACATAAGTCTGTTGCGCGAGCAAAAACCTCGTCGAAATTTGAGAAGCCTGATAAGAAATTGCAGACAACAGTTCCTCCAGCTTTTTACAAATATTCTCCCCATGATGGTGATAGCACAACATATTTAGATGTGGCAGCGAAATTGCCGGATGAGGAAGTCATAGAACTTTTTCAGAAGTTCTTGAACACAAATTATCAATGCTTGAAAGGGATTCTCAGTGGTGACAGCTCATTTCTACTTAATGTTTCATATTGTGACATTCTAAAGTACTCTCGACATCTTGCTATGACATTGTGCAAAGACTACAGCAG GTTAACTAAGAAACTGGAGGCAGCTGCAATAGATTTCTTTAAGGAGTCCAAGGGATCTGATCCTAAGGTTATTTTGAAAATTCTTCAGCGTCCTCTAAG GCATGAAACCTGGATAGGCTATCGAATGCGTACATGTATTTTCGCAAAGCCTATGGAAGTGTATGGACACAACCGATCCACATTGCAAAATTCTCCACCACAGTCTAAGAGTGTTATTTACAAGCCTACAACAGAGGCTCTCTTGATGCTAAAAGGCATCTTATGTGATATGATTTCAAAGCATAAGAAAGGTTTTTCTTGGGGTGGAAACTTTGACACTGATGATGTTGATGTATTCAACGGGAGGATCTTCTTAATCCGTAAATCTCCAAACAAGTTCACAGACTTAGCTGAGCTGATAAAAGCTATGGAAGAGGACTTCCGCCAATACACCAAATTGTTCCTCTCAGAGCTTATTGCATTTGTGTCCAATGGGGACAGGGACATTCCCTATCTTGGAAGCTTTAATGACATCTTGAGTAAAATGGAGGAATTTGCTAAGTATTGGTTAGATGAAAAGACAGCAGAAAGGTTCCGTGAATTACTAATAAATCATCCTTTCTTGAAACCTTCGATAATCAGATCTTATTTGCTATCAGGCATCTACACAGCATGCCGTGCACATGATTTGTCAGATTCTGATGCTACATTCAAATCTACATTGAAACTTGCTGGCGGCACAGTTAGTTGGATTCGTCAAATCAAGACTTTAGCAAATACAGTCTGCACTGCTGTGTTATGTTTTGATCCAAGGACGGATCACGGCAAGAAAGAAAATGATAAAGATAAAAGGAGTGGTCAAGTTGTTGAAGACGACAAGGCTGATGAGATCTTTTCTGAAAATCTAGAGTCTTTTGTCGAGTATATGAGACACACATTTCACCACGGTCCTGATCATTCGAAAGAGAAGAGAAAACAAATAGTGGATTCTGATGGTAATTTTTATGATCCTGAGAACAAGCCACGAaagcaatacatgcaaagtCTCGAGGAAAGTGAGACTGGTGCTGCAGTGGCAGTTGCCGAAGTTGTTTGGGATCTTCTGCTGCTACTTGTGGTGAAAGCAAACTGCATCAGTGGGAT GCTTGTAGATGTATGGAAGGCTTACAAGGATTACCCCAACAG
- the LOC8063036 gene encoding purple acid phosphatase 18: MTCSRGSPPYKDTAPAPQRTRSAYSPAMAAPPLPFPLLILLLLLAVSSSTVAAAAAIGAPVLGEDYVRPPPSRSHRKALLSLFPWSKKKESSSASDPQQVHISLAGEKHMRITWITDDNSVPSVVDYGTKEGAYTMKSQGESTSYSYLLYSSGKIHHVVVGPLEDNTIYYYRCGGQGPEFQFKTPPSQFPLSLAVVGDLGQTSWTTSTLNHIKQCEHDMLLLPGDLSYADYMQHLWDSFGTLVEPLASNRPWMVTEGNHEKEKIPLFKSGFQSYNARWKMPYEESGSRSNLYYSFEVAGAHIIMLGSYTDYDDSSDQYAWLKADLAKVDRERTPWLIVLLHVPWYNSNWAHQGEGDSMMASMETLLYAARVDMVIAGHVHAYERAERVYNGRLDPCGAVHITIGDGGNREGLAHRYRNPKPAWSVFREASFGHGELKIVNSTHAHWTWHRNDDEEPVRTDDVWINSLAGSGCILEGSRELRKILTSP; the protein is encoded by the exons ATGACCTGTTCCAGAGGTAGTCCGCCATACAAGGATACAGCCCCAGCCCCCCAGAGGACGAGGAGTGCCTACTCTCCTGCCATGGCCGCGCCTCCGCTCCCCTTCCCCCTCCTGATACTCCTGCTCCTACTCGCTGTATCCTCCTccaccgtcgccgccgccgcggcaatCGGGGCTCCGGTGCTAGGGGAGGACTACGTCCGTCCGCCGCCGTCGCGGTCGCACCGCAAGGCACTCCTTAGCCTCTTCCCTTggagcaagaagaaggagtcatCCTCCGCCTCCGATCCGCAGCAG GTGCACATTTCACTAGCTGGAGAAAAGCACATGAGAATAACATGGATTACCGATGATAACTCTGTCCCATCTGTGGTAGACTATGGAACCAAAGAAGGTGCATACACAATGAAATCTCAAGGAGAAAGCACATCCTACAGTTACTTATTGTATAGCTCAGGAAAAATTCATCATGTTGTCGTCGGACCTCTTGAAGACAACACTATTTATTACTACCGATGTGGAGGGCAAGGTCCAGAATTCCAATTTAAGACCCCGCCCTCCCAATTTCCATTGTCATTGGCTGTTGTTGGTGATCTTGGTCAGACTAGTTGGACAACATCTACCCTGAATCACATTAAGCAGTGTGAGCATGATATGCTTTTACTCCCTGGTGATCTCTCTTATGCTGATTATATGCAACATTTGTGGGATTCCTTCGGCACATTGGTGGAGCCACTTGCTAGCAACCGGCCTTGGATGGTGACAGAAGGCAACCATGAGAAGGAGAAAATTCCACTTTTTAAGTCAGGATTTCAATCTTATAATGCACGATGGAAAATGCCTTATGAAGAGAGTGGATCTAGATCAAATTTGTACTACTCTTTTGAAGTTGCTGGTGCACACATCATAATGCTAGGTTCATACACAGATTATGATGATAGCTCAGATCAGTATGCTTGGCTAAAG GCTGATCTTGCCAAGGTTGATAGAGAGAGGACACCCTGGCTCATTGTGTTGTTGCATGTACCATGGTACAATAGCAATTGGGCTCATCAGGGTGAAGGTGACAGTATGATGGCTTCAATGGAGACTTTGCTGTATGCTGCTCGTGTGGACATGGTAATAGCAGGTCATGTCCATGCTTATGAACGTGCG GAGCGAGTCTACAATGGCAGACTTGATCCTTGTGGTGCTGTTCACATAACTATCGGGGATGGTGGGAACCGTGAAGGCTTGGCCCACAG GTATCGTAATCCGAAGCCAGCTTGGTCAGTCTTCAGGGAAGCGAGCTTTGGGCATGGCGAGCTAAAGATCGTGAACTCCACCCATGCCCACTGGACCTGGCACAggaacgacgacgaggagcccgTGAGAACTGATGACGTGTGGATCAACTCTCTTGCTGGTTCAGGGTGCATCCTGGAAGGCAGCCGTGAGTTGAGGAAGATCCTAACGTCTCCTTGA
- the LOC110436514 gene encoding uncharacterized protein LOC110436514, with the protein MGSKRSLLSSLHGEILVQASQSHSRSKKYEWENLILRQSDQATMEQPDHVATLPLPLHMPGRVEDSMAEPRGYDFHRTGEIVSNRYCKFATYGVKRLGPSHGHGHSSEIYSPGDGVGGRHGKYHASHNHSSESARHSISPEPGPIRSYWRKRSPSFDHVPDRRIHPAADCRKNYSANQGSSSQNRQYHDDIYLSTKFLDDHFSEIDAARHRSYLRNFQSSSNHIPVHPLHGQSCQRDEVAKAHPKGPVNGFCPIHYEQLELSPNEDFYECFDNSRNLRNAYNGKVVKRKITKQDFLGNTYNGACADRYDRNNSRKRNADHLGGKKTRKNDANKDKSKRLRGPIEQDQQQQVESDKMRNDSREGNVEITKLVCQDGAKRNLNPKKNATAPASSGSTKCDGENMLSPKCSKTFASSHAPNLSEGSKDMDLGSDNDVDGCTERRIVHHIPVTHPERNIQLKISDNVSQSEALRQDCLILWRKRQLRKNSAAKAGNIVKADQQQAAQRSKMSTGRRVRSGGPAASSSSESDNKDDTASECSDQFSSAKSSDELQKCGEGRANKKLEQTIKSPSNSKCNKRPQNTAAEKGLKYSLKPLPEANPLEIAQPKGKEKLVDRRQVSTDHPDAKVHSSLNGCSDTCKMDQAAVSHCDNSAHQDISQQETNTADSDAGREEKPGGKCEKKAGGHGAKLAEQSTGLYADPILLDKETVASCSMYGISKVNALKTPDHEIGSTSFHGSMLPRGTANMCQKKSINWSSESYCIDLENCLDGNDCRDNQQETTYDNVLRKKQECSLLAETEDELNVKTRKEDCQPQARRVEITSNQRITTEDRASDTIHSGITKQDDRILRPSIPDLNCSPSMISDEDFMAPPEEPVCQVSADSLKPQSISMSLSASLTGPTSKGEQIKQVGEKQCNQAEATNQITREACKDGTSDAATQLQISESNTGPPQLSAVEESSTSMNELKFALCEFVKGFVKPLWENGLLSREVHKIIVKKAVDKVAAVWVHSAEIDIPRILSDEAENIRTLVKGYLQMYVGREVLKKSIPKSSRAK; encoded by the exons ATGGGTTCAAAAAGGTCATTGTTGTCATCATTACATGGAGAAATTTTGGTACAAGCATCACAAAGTCATTCGCGCTCAAAGAAGTATGAGTGGGAAAACTTAATCCTTCGTCAGAGTGATCAAGCAACAATGGAGCAACCTGATCATGTTGCAACCCTGCCCTTGCCTCTGCATATGCCTGGCAG GGTAGAAGATTCTATGGCTGAGCCTAGAGGTTATGATTTTCACAGAACTGGAGAGATTGTGAGCAATAGATATTGTAAGTTTGCTACTTATGGTGTCAAGAG GTTGGGGCCATCACATGGTCATGGACATTCCTCTGAGATTTATAGCCCTGGAGATGGGGTAGGTGGCCGTCATGGTAAATATCATGCTTCCCACAACCATTCATCAGAATCGGCCAGGCACAGCATTTCACCTGAACCTGGTCCCATCAGATCTTACTG GAGAAAGAGAAGCCCTTCCTTCGATCATGTTCCTGACAGACGGATACATCCAGCAGCAGATTGTAGGAAGAATTATTCTGCTAACCAGGGGAGTAGCAGTCAGAACAGACAGTATCATGATGATATATATCTATCAACTAAATTCCTGGATGACCATTTTTCTGAGATAGATGCAGCAAGACATCGGTCTTACTTGCGCAATTTTCAATCTTCAAGTAACCATATTCCTGTTCACCCCTTGCATGGTCAATCATGTCAAAGGGATGAAGTAGCAAAAGCTCACCCCAAGGGACCAGTTAATGGATTTTGTCCCATCCACTATGAGCAACTTGAGCTTTCacctaatgaagatttttatgAATGCTTTGATAACAGTCGAAACCTCAGAAATGCTTATAATGGCaaggtagtaaaaaggaaaattacaaaacaagatTTCCTTGGAAACACTTACAATGGTGCTTGTGCTGATAGATATGATAGAAACAATAGCAGGAAAAGGAATGCAGATCATTTGGGTGGAAAGAAAACTAGGAAGAATGATGCTAATAAGGACAAATCTAAAAGGCTCCGTGGCCCCATCGAGCAGGACCAACAACAACAGGTTGAGTCTGACAAGATGAGAAATGATAGTCGGGAGGGAAATGTTGAAATAACCAAGTTAGTGTGTCAAGATGGAGCAAAAAGGAACTTGAACCCAAAGAAGAATGCTACAGCTCCTGCTTCTAGTGGCTCAACAAAGTGTGATGGGGAAAACATGTTGAGTCCCAAGTGCAGCAAAACTTTTGCTTCATCACACGCACCAAATTTGAGTGAAGGAAGTAAAGACATGGATCTAGGATCTGACAACGATGTTGATGGTTGCACTGAAAGACGTATAGTGCATCATATTCCAGTCACCCATCCAGAGAGGAATATACAACTGAAAATATCAGATAATGTTTCTCAGTCTGAGGCACTTCGCCAAGATTGTTTAATCCTGTGGAGAAAAAGACAATTAAGAAAGAATAGTGCTGCTAAGGCTGGTAACATCGTGAAAGCTGACCAACAACAGGCTGCACAAAGAAGCAAGATGTCAACTGGAAGAAGAGTGAGGAGTGGAGGACCTGCTGCATCTTCTAGCTCAGAAAGTGATAATAAAGATGACACTGCTTCAGAGTGTTCTGACCAATTTAGTAGTGCAAAATCATCTGATGAACTACAAAAGTGTGGTGAAGGAAGAGCTAACAAAAAGTTGGAGCAGACCATCAAATCCCCCAGTAACAGTAAATGCAACAAAAGGCCTCAAAACACAGCAGCTGAGAAAGGACTGAAGTATAGTCTCAAGCCTCTGCCAGAAGCAAATCCTCTTGAAATTGCACAACCTAAAGGAAAGGAAAAACTTGTTGACAGGAGGCAGGTATCAACTGATCATCCAGATGCCAAGGTGCATAGTAGTTTGAATGGTTGTTCTGACACTTGTAAGATGGATCAAGCAGCTGTTTCACATTGTGATAATAGTGCACATCAGGATATTTCTCAACAGGAGACAAACACTGCTGATTCGGATGCAGGAAGGGAAGAGAAACCAGGTGGAAAATGTGAAAAGAAAGCAGGAGGCCATGGTGCCAAACTGGCTGAACAATCTACTGGTTTGTATGCTGACCCAATATTGCTGGACAAAGAGACTGTTGCTAGTTGCTCTATGTATGGCATTTCGAAGGTAAATGCACTAAAGACTCCAGATCATGAGATTGGAAGTACTTCCTTCCATGGGTCAATGCTGCCTAGAGGAACTGCAAACATGTGCCAAAAGAAGTCCATCAATTGGTCTAGTGAAAGTTACTGCATAGATTTGGAAAATTGTTTAGATGGAAATGATTGTAGAGACAACCAACAGGAAACCACGTATGATAATGTCTTGAGGAAGAAGCAAGAATGTTCCCTGCTGGCAGAGACTGAAGATGAGCTGAATGTGAAAACTAGAAAGGAGGATTGTCAGCCTCAAGCCCGTAGGGTTGAGATCACATCAAATCAACGGATAACAACAGAGGATCGTGCTTCTGATACAATACATTCTGGCATTACTAAACAAGATGACCGGATCCTACGTCCTTCAATACCAGACTTGAATTGCTCGCCTAGTATGATCAGCGATGAAGATTTTATGGCACCACCTGAGGAACCGGTTTGCCAGGTAAGTGCAGACAGTCTCAAACCCCAGAGCATCTCTATGAGTCTTTCAGCTTCATTAACTGGACCCACTTCAAAGGGAGAACAGATTAAGCAAGTAGGGGAAAAACAGTGTAATCAAGCTGAGGCAACAAACCAAATCACCAGAGAAGCTTGCAAAGACGGTACCTCTGATGCAGCAACTCAGTTGCAGATCTCCGAGTCAAATACTGGGCCTCCGCAACTAAGTGCAGTCGAAGAAAGTAGCACCTCAATGAATGAACTCAAGTTTGCCTTGTGCGAATTTGTCAAAGGCTTTGTAAAACCTCTGTGGGAAAACGGGCTGCTATCTCGTGAAGTCCACAAGATTATAGTGAAGAAGGCTGTGGATAAAGTGGCAGCCGTCTGGGTCCACTCGGCAGAGATAGACATCCCAAGAATTTTGTCCGATGAAGCTGAAAATATAAGGACCCTTGTCAAG GGCTACCTACAGATGTATGTGGGAAGGGAGGTCCTTAAGAAAAGTATCCCCAAAAGTTCTCGAGCAAAGTGA